One window of Acidobacteriota bacterium genomic DNA carries:
- the mraY gene encoding phospho-N-acetylmuramoyl-pentapeptide-transferase produces the protein MIHLLGHLLAGGYRAWSILRLLDYLSVRAIAASMTAFVLVLAIMPRFIWYLHRRGLVDQVRETGVPSAFDKAGTPVMGGAVMVGSVLAASLAWCDPTNRYVWSVLAGMVWFALIGLSDDVAKWRARSGNRGMSEGRKLLLQGAFAGLFVAFLASPWSPLPAREAGAFYVPFVKAALFNSLWVYLPIAFFFVVLVGNAVNITDGLDGLAIVPSVLAVSALGVFAYIMGNAIWAHYLFFPLLPGAGELIVVCAAFAGAGIGFLWYNAYPAQIFMGDAGSLAIGGCLATLSVVVKQEALFLILGGLFIAEAVTSQVQDKVGIKWLGRRLFYRAPLHHQMQHTGLAETKVVIRLWIVSLILALISIATVKLR, from the coding sequence ACCGGGCCTGGTCGATCCTGAGGTTGCTCGACTACCTGTCGGTGCGCGCCATCGCCGCCTCCATGACGGCCTTCGTCCTGGTGCTCGCCATCATGCCGCGCTTCATCTGGTACCTCCACCGCCGGGGACTCGTCGATCAGGTGCGCGAAACGGGCGTGCCGTCGGCGTTCGACAAGGCCGGCACACCGGTGATGGGTGGGGCGGTGATGGTCGGCAGCGTGCTGGCCGCGTCGCTGGCCTGGTGCGATCCGACGAACCGCTATGTGTGGAGCGTGCTGGCCGGCATGGTGTGGTTCGCGCTGATCGGCCTGAGCGACGACGTGGCGAAGTGGCGGGCGCGATCGGGCAATCGCGGGATGAGCGAGGGACGGAAACTGCTGCTGCAGGGTGCGTTCGCCGGACTGTTCGTGGCGTTTCTCGCCAGCCCCTGGTCGCCGCTGCCCGCGAGGGAGGCCGGAGCGTTCTACGTGCCGTTTGTGAAGGCGGCGCTCTTCAACTCGTTGTGGGTCTACCTGCCCATCGCGTTCTTCTTTGTCGTGCTGGTCGGCAACGCCGTCAACATCACCGATGGACTCGACGGCCTGGCCATCGTGCCGTCCGTGCTGGCGGTGTCGGCGCTCGGGGTGTTCGCCTACATCATGGGGAATGCCATCTGGGCGCACTACCTGTTCTTTCCGCTGCTGCCGGGAGCCGGCGAGTTGATCGTGGTGTGTGCGGCATTTGCCGGCGCCGGGATCGGGTTCCTCTGGTACAACGCTTATCCGGCGCAGATCTTCATGGGAGACGCCGGCTCGCTCGCCATCGGCGGCTGCCTGGCGACCCTGTCGGTGGTCGTCAAGCAGGAAGCCCTCTTTCTGATTCTCGGCGGCCTGTTCATCGCCGAAGCGGTCACCTCGCAGGTGCAGGACAAGGTCGGCATCAAGTGGCTGGGCCGGCGCCTGTTCTACCGGGCGCCGCTGCACCATCAGATGCAGCATACTGGGCTGGCCGAAACGAAGGTCGTGATCCGGCTGTGGATCGTCTCGCTGATCCTCGCGCTGATTTCCATTGCGACCGTCAAGCTGAGATGA